From one Nitrosomonas sp. genomic stretch:
- a CDS encoding ATP-binding protein, translating into MLEIVKTEDTGIIIATITGEAGIGKTSLACTFPKPIVIKTEDGLKSVPIASRPDALELVEDADQLFKQLAAILKEDHDYKTLIIDSITQLDQVFTDKIISEERSETKTLATAMGGYGAGFNALSAMHGRVRKYAQAIHDKRKMNIIFVAHTDMETIDLPDQDPYSRYSLRIHKKSLKHYVDNVDLVGHIKLDMVVKGKDKIKKAGSNGSRYMVAYTTANCVSKNRFGISDDIQIEIGKNPLQSIIK; encoded by the coding sequence ATGTTAGAAATAGTAAAGACTGAAGATACCGGAATTATCATAGCCACCATAACCGGCGAAGCAGGAATTGGCAAAACATCGTTAGCCTGCACTTTCCCAAAGCCCATCGTTATAAAGACTGAAGATGGTTTAAAGTCTGTGCCAATAGCGAGCAGGCCGGATGCTCTGGAATTGGTCGAAGATGCAGATCAGCTATTTAAACAGTTGGCTGCTATACTAAAGGAGGATCATGACTATAAAACGTTGATTATAGACAGCATCACCCAATTGGATCAGGTATTTACAGACAAGATAATATCTGAAGAAAGATCAGAAACCAAGACTCTGGCAACTGCAATGGGAGGATATGGAGCTGGGTTTAATGCATTGTCTGCGATGCATGGCAGGGTGCGCAAATACGCTCAGGCAATACACGATAAGCGCAAAATGAACATAATCTTTGTAGCCCATACTGATATGGAAACCATAGATCTGCCTGATCAGGACCCGTACAGCAGGTACTCGCTGCGCATCCATAAGAAGAGCCTGAAGCATTACGTTGATAACGTAGACCTTGTAGGGCATATCAAGCTGGATATGGTGGTAAAAGGAAAAGACAAAATAAAAAAAGCAGGCAGTAATGGATCTCGCTACATGGTGGCATATACCACCGCTAACTGTGTTAGCAAAAACAGATTTGGTATCAGCGATGATATCCAGATAGAAATTGGTAAAAACCCTTTACAATCAATCATTAAATAA